A region from the Bacillota bacterium genome encodes:
- a CDS encoding BMP family protein: MKKRWSLLVWLVVFAMIVGISAGCSGAKTKEPEKLKVALLVPGSITDGGWSESAYKGLKKVESDFGAEVSYMQIKSPSDVVEGFRDYAQKGYKIVFGHSYDYQDAAKRVGPDFKNTIFITSGGTTVMDNVSPIYTEFEQATYLMGVVAAKMTKTGTVGMIGSQDMPAISKTLISFEQGVKDTDSKVKVLKTYIGSQDDVGKAKEATITMINSGADIFWVSANAAGQGALQAVRENAKKGVKIFGSYSRWSDKDPDVVIADGVIDFSNAFSVIVKQVKDGTWKSGTIRVGTKDNVVQFLWNAKMTIPQPAKDAYDKALKDIQDGKIKINIGAY, encoded by the coding sequence ATGAAGAAGAGATGGTCGCTCCTGGTTTGGCTCGTCGTCTTCGCCATGATCGTCGGGATTTCCGCCGGCTGCAGCGGCGCCAAGACCAAGGAACCAGAGAAGCTCAAGGTGGCCCTCCTCGTCCCCGGCTCGATCACCGACGGCGGCTGGAGCGAGTCGGCCTACAAGGGTCTCAAGAAGGTCGAGTCCGATTTCGGTGCCGAAGTCAGCTACATGCAGATCAAGTCACCCTCCGACGTCGTCGAGGGCTTCCGGGATTACGCCCAGAAGGGCTACAAGATCGTCTTCGGCCACAGCTACGACTATCAGGACGCGGCCAAGCGGGTCGGTCCCGACTTCAAGAACACCATCTTCATCACCAGCGGCGGCACGACCGTCATGGACAATGTCTCGCCGATCTATACCGAGTTTGAACAGGCCACCTACCTCATGGGCGTGGTGGCGGCCAAGATGACCAAGACCGGTACCGTCGGGATGATCGGCAGCCAGGACATGCCGGCCATCTCCAAGACCCTGATCAGCTTCGAGCAGGGCGTCAAGGACACCGATTCCAAGGTGAAGGTCCTGAAGACCTACATCGGCAGCCAGGACGACGTGGGCAAGGCCAAGGAAGCGACGATCACGATGATCAACTCGGGCGCCGACATCTTCTGGGTCAGCGCCAACGCCGCCGGCCAGGGCGCTCTCCAGGCCGTCCGCGAGAACGCCAAGAAGGGCGTCAAGATCTTCGGTTCCTACTCCCGGTGGTCGGACAAGGATCCTGACGTGGTCATCGCCGACGGCGTCATCGACTTCTCCAACGCCTTCAGCGTCATCGTCAAGCAGGTCAAGGACGGCACCTGGAAGTCCGGCACGATCCGGGTCGGGACCAAGGACAACGTCGTCCAGTTCCTCTGGAACGCCAAGATGACCATCCCGCAGCCGGCCAAGGACGCCTACGACAAGGCCCTGAAAGACATCCAGGACGGCAAGATCAAGATCAACATCGGGGCCTATTGA